CAAACCCGGCGAAAAAGGGAAGATCACCGCCATCGGCGCCATCGGCCCGCTCAGGCGGCGCCTGATGGACATGGGAGTGCTGGTGGGCGAAGAGGTGAAGGTGGTCAAGGTCGCGCCGCTGGGCGACCCCATCGAGGTGACGGTCAAGAGCTACCAGCTCTCGCTGCGCAAGAAGGAAGCCGAAGGGATTGCCGTGGAGGTGCTGAAATGAGCAAGGCAGTCGAGCCGGTGAAAATCGACGGGGACG
This portion of the Desulfuromonadales bacterium genome encodes:
- a CDS encoding FeoA domain-containing protein, producing the protein MNLAKLKPGEKGKITAIGAIGPLRRRLMDMGVLVGEEVKVVKVAPLGDPIEVTVKSYQLSLRKKEAEGIAVEVLK